The genomic window GCCCAAGTCTGTGAATTTCCTGAAACTCATCCATAATTATGCACAGCTTTCTACCTGTCCTTTCAGTGTATACGTAGGGAAGGTTCACTACCTCCTCAAAGGTTCTATCCCTTTCCTCTCTCCGGAGTGTTAGTTTAAATCTGGTTTTTCCCTCTGGGTCAACCTCCACACTAAAATAAGGTTTGAACCCGAGCGTTTCTTTAAGTAGCCTAAGGGCTCTGTCTACCTTTGATTCTAAGGAACGAACAACTGTAGAGAAATAAACCTCAAGGAACTCTTCCTCGGAGGATATAGGAAAAAGGTCTATGTAAATGCCTGCTACGCTTTTACCTTTGAGCCTTTCAAGTAGGGCAAAGAGTAGGGAGGTTTTCCCATATCTTCTAGGAGCGTAAACCAGAACGTTTATACCCGACATAACATCATTCTCCAGATATCTGAGTTCTCTTTTTCTATTGCAGAAGTCCTTCTCCTTAACTACACCACCGAAGAAGAAAGGGTTATTATACATCATGGTATAATTTATTATATAGTATCTGGTATTATACCGTCAAGTATAATTCACAATCCCAGCTTTTCCCATAGCTCGTCTATCTTTCTCTTAACCTCCTCGTCCATCCTTATCACCTCGGGCCATTCCCTCGTGTATCCCTCCTCCTTCCATTTGGTCGTTGCGTCTATGACCATCTTTCCTCCAAAGCCCACCTCGTTAGTAGCATGGTCAAGAACATCTATGGGACCCTTAAGTATCTGGACGTCCCTCGCCGGATCTACGTTGTTCCCCCAAGCCCAGAGGACCTCCCCCATATCCTGAACGTTTATCCAGTCATCTAAAACGACAATGTGCTTTTCTAGGGACATAAGTCCAAGACCCAGAAGCGCGTAAGCTACTTTAAAGGCATGCCCGGGAAAGCGCTTTTTTATGGAGACGAAGCAGAAGTTATGAAAACCTCCTTCGGCGGGCAGGTGGTAGTCCACGACCTCCGGTAAATTGAACTTTATCAAGGGCAGGAATATCCTCTCGGTAGCCCAGCCTAAATACTTGTCCTCCTGAGGTGGTATGCCGACTATAGTGTGGAGGTAAACGGGACTCCTGCGCCTCACTATGGCGGTGACGTGCATCCTCGGGTACTTATCAACGGGCGTATAGTATCCTGTGTGGTCTCCGAAGGGTCCTTCATCTACGAGCTCCTCCCGTGGGTCAACGTATCCCTCTACAACTATCTCTGCGTTGGCGGGATACTCAATGTCAACGGTTATACCCTTTACAAGCTCAACAGGTCTCTCCATTACTATTCCCGCAAAGAGGTATTCATCAACCTCAGGTGGTAGGGGGGCGCTTGCAACGTAAGGAAGGGGAGACTCGCCCCCTATCGCAACCGCAACCTCAAGCCTTTTGCCCAGCCTCTTCGCCTTCCAGAAGTGGTGATTCCCGTCCTTATGTATCTGCCAGTGAACCGCAAGGTGCTTCCCATCCAGAACCTGAAGTCTGTAAAGTCCCACGTTCCTTATACCGCTCTCGGGGTCCTTCGTTATAACCTGCCCGAAGGTTATGTACCTACCCCCGTCCTTGGGCCAGCACTGAGGGATAGGAAGGAAGAAGAGGTCGGGGTCTCTGTCCACAACCTCCTGAACGGGGGCTTTCTTAACCACCCTCGGTATGGCGTCGTTCAGCTTCTTTAGCTCAGGGAGTCTCTTTAACTTCTCTAAGAAGGTCTGGGGGACCTCAGGTCTTAAAATCCTGTAGAGCTTCCAGCCTATATCCTCAAGGTTCTCATACCCGAGGGCGAGCTTTATCCTCTTCTCCGAGCCGTAAAGGTTGGCAACTATCGGAATATCGTAACCCTCAACGTTCTCAAAGAGGAGCGCCTTACCCCCTCCCGGCATCTTGGAGACCCTGTCTATCACCTCCGTGATCTCCAGAATCGGAGAGAGAGGTTCCCTTATCCTTACCAGCTCTCCCCTGCTTTCAAGCTCCCTCACAAACTCCTGAAGACTCTTAAAAGGCATGGGTTTATTATAAAATCTTTACCACCATGGAAAAGCAGAGAGGGGAGATTTACTACGAAGAGGAGATAGACCTTTACGAGCTGTGGCTCAGACTGAAAAAGAGGTGGAAGGTTGTAGCTGGAACTGTTCTTCTTTTCCTCGTTGCTTCGCTGGTATACCTATTTGTGGCAAAGCCTGTATATGAAAGCTCCGCGGTTATAAAAATAGGGTATGACCCTGTATTCTTAATAAATCCAGAAGAACCTAAGTTCTTGCCTATACTCACACCTCAAGAGTTCAGTCATTTGATTTCATCAATAAATTTAGATGTAAAAGGTTTGAAAAATATAGAGGCACAACCAGAAACAAAAAGTCCATCAACAGTGATAATCAACATTTCTGCTTATGACCCTGAAGTTATAGAGCCAGCTTTCAGAAAATTGATGGCAAGGATTGAAAACAATCCCATGGTTAAGGATAAAATATACAGTGTTAAAAGCATACTACAAACCAGAAAAAAGAAACTGCTGGAAGCTCTACAGGAGCTCTACACTTATAAAAAAGAATTAAATCAAAAAGATATAGATAAGCTAGCCGAAGTTAGTACTAGAATAGCCATGTTAGAAAGGGAGTTTGACGATATAAGGATACTGCTAAGTAATATAAGAGCTTTTGAGGTTATTTCCGAACCGAGAACTCCAACACAACCCTCCAAACCAAAGAAGCTCCTTATCTTGGCTGTGTCATTTGTTTCCTCCCTCTTCCTCGGTATCTTCTTAGCCCTCTTCTTAGAGTGGCTTGAGGAAGCGAGAAAAAGATACCGTGAGCGGTCAATTGAATCTTAGTCAAGTACACTCAATACGAAGTGTGAAAGTTCCCTTGAATTCTCAATTTTTGGAACTTATAATACCTCATAATCAGAGAGGGGGAGTGTATTATGAAGGTATTGGTGATACTTTTGTTTGCAAGTCTTAGCTTCGCCGGAAGTTACCACGACTGCATAAGGAACGCGGTGGCGATAGAAAGAGCCATAGAGGTGGCAAGGGACTATGTCGGTAAGCCCTTCAAGGTATGGATAGGACAGTCAAAGAGAACGGGTGAGTGCTACTGGAAGGTAAATGGAACGGAGGGATATATCATACTTAAGGCTGAGACAGGTGAGATAATTAAATTCTACAGAAACAGATGATCTCTACGGAAGAGGTAATAGAAGTTGCTACACTCCTTTTCCATAAAAGTATTATTCAAACAGAAGAAAGCTCAGGAAGGTAGTAGAGGATGTCATCAGGTAAGAGAGTTCTCTCCATAAGAGTGAGCGGGAGGGAGAGGAAAAGAAGGGTAAGGACTCTCCTCTTAGACCTCGCTCACTTCAGGAACATGCTCATAATCCTCATCAGGGAATACTACCTCCTCCACAGAGAGCACTTGCTAAATCAGTCCCTCCTCTACGGTCTGGTAGCTAAAAATTACTCATGTAAATACAGGGAAGAGCTTGAAAAGGTTTTAAGGAACATAGAAGATAGCCGTGAACTAAAAGAATTCCTTGAGAGACTTAAAGCCCAGAAGGAGAAGATAGATAATCCTCACTACGTTCAGTACGTTATCCGTCAGGTCATAAAGGACTTCAGGAGTTTCTTCAAGTCTCTTGAGTGCTTCAGAGCCAACCCTGAGAAGCTTAGAGAAATGCCAAGACTTTCCAAACCTAAGAAATTAAGATACCTGATAAACTTCTCTGTAGAAGGGAACGCTAACACTTTTAAACAGGAAGAAGACAGGTTGGTAATCAGGCTCAGGAACGGCAAATACCTCAAGGTAAAGCTCCCTAAAGACTTCCCTTACAGGGTTTCTTCTGTAAGACTAAAACTCTTCGGAGATGATCTTTACGTGGATGTTGTTTATGAGCAGGAAGTAAAGGGCATAGAGCCAAAAGGAGATTACAGAGCGGGAATAGACATAGGACTTGACGAAATGCTCTCCGTTGTGAGTGAAAACCCTGAAATAAAGAGCTTTATAGTCTCAGGCAAAGAGATAAAAGCTTTTAATCAATGGTTTAACAAAGAGAGAGCAAAACTGAGGTCTCAGATGGATTACCTGAAGAATGAGATAAGGAGCGGAGATTATGAAGACGTAAGCCCTCTGAAAAAGAAACTCAGGGAACTTGAGATAAAGGAAAAGGTTTTATCAGCCCAAAGGAAGAGGTGGATGGAAAACAACCTTTATAAGATAGCAAGAAAACTGGTGGATTTGCTTTACAAGACAGGACACAAAATCATTTACATAGGGAAGAACGCAATAGAGAGCAAGAACGGGATAGATTTGGGAAAGAAGACCAATCGGGAGTTTGTATCAATTCCCTTCAGGAGACTGGTAGAGCTGATCAAGTACAAAGCAGAGGAGCTCAGAATGGAAGTTGTGGAGGTTGATGAGAGCTACACATCAAAGACCTCGCCTTTTGCTGACATACTGAAGGTTCAGGAGCTCGGCAGTCAGAAGTTTGAAGAAGAGGATGAGACAAAGAGAAAAGAGCTTGAAAAGGAAATATCCGAGTTGAGGAAGGGTAGCAGGAGCGGGAATGTGTTTAAGGATAAGGTTCTTGGCAAAGTTTTTCACGCAGACCTTGTAGGGGCTTTGAACATACTGAGAGCGGGAGCTAAGCTCCTTAGACTTAGCTTTTATGAGAACCTCAGGGTGCTGTTTACCAAGCTCTGTAATCCCGTGAGGTTCAAACTCGTGGACTTTCTTTACCTGCAAGTATCCCCTGAGTCCCTTTTGGGGATAGGGGGTAGTAAGCAGGGAGTTTTAATCCCTGCAGGGTGGATGGAAAAACAGGGTTATTTGGATAGGTTTGAAATTTAATGCCCTGTTTTTCTACCTACCTGGCATGTGGGTAAAGACTACTTAAGAAGCTGGATCAGACGGAAAGGGCGTTTATGAACCTTAAAGAAGTCCCCGCTCTGGAAGGTAGTTTGGAGAAGAAAATACTCTACGAGGTATCCGCCAAACGGTTTGAGTACAACTATGAAGTTCTTTGGAAGACGGCAAGACTCTTTCTTCTATAGAAGCCTTTGAACATATAATTAAAGAACTCAGAAAAACCTGTGAGGAGGGAACATGACCTTCGTAAAGGTAAAGAGCGGAGGGATATGGGGAATAGAGGGTTACGAGGTGGACGTGGAGGTTGACATCTCTCCAGGGCTCCCCTCTTTCAACATCGTAGGACTTCCAGACTCGGCTATAAAGGAATCAAGGGATAGGGTTAGGAGTGCCATAAAGAACCTCGGCTTTTCCTTCCCTCAGAAGAGGATAACCGTGAACCTCTCCCCCTCCCACATAAGAAAGCAGGGAACTCTGTACGACCTTCCAATCACCGTTGGGATACTTACACTCGGAGGTTATCTTGACCCTGAGAGGGTTTCCGAGTTTGTGTTTCTCGGTGAAGTGTCTTTGGATGGGAAGCTCAGCAGGGTAAACGGAGTCCTTCCGGTGGTTGCCTCTCTCAGGGACAACGGCTTTGTGAGGTTTGTGCTCCCCCTTGAGAACTCCCTTGAAGGTGCTGTAATTGATGGTACTGAGATATACGGTTTTGAGAGCATTTCTGACCTTATTGAGTTTATAAACGGGGGAGCAAGGGTTGAGCCTGTAAGGGTGAGCTATGAGGACCTCTTAAGCGGTAAAAGAACTCATGATATTGACCTTGGGGACGTTCTCGGACAAAGTATGGTGAAGAAAGCCCTTGAGATATCTGCAGCCGGCGCCCACAACCTCTCCATGATAGGGGCTCCCGGTTCAGGTAAATCCATGCTCGCCAAGAGGGTGGTTACGATACTTCCTCCCCTTGAGTTTGAAGAGATGCTTGAGGTCAGCAGGATTTATAGTGTGGCTGGGCTTCTCGGTGAAGGGCTCATAACGGAAAGACCCTTCCGCTCACCCCACCACACAGCCTCGGAAGTGGCACTGATAGGTGGTGGCTCAATACCCTTGCCGGGGGAGATATCCTTAGCCCACAAGGGAGTTCTGTTTCTGGACGAGCTCCCTGAGTTCTCAAGGAAAACCCTTGAGGTTCTCCGCCAGCCAATGGAGGATGGCTGTATAAACATAGCGAGGGCTCAGGGTAGGGTCAGGTTCCCGGCGAGTTTCACGCTCATAACAGCCCAGAATCCCTGCCCCTGTGGGAACTTCGG from Hydrogenivirga caldilitoris includes these protein-coding regions:
- a CDS encoding menaquinone biosynthesis decarboxylase is translated as MPFKSLQEFVRELESRGELVRIREPLSPILEITEVIDRVSKMPGGGKALLFENVEGYDIPIVANLYGSEKRIKLALGYENLEDIGWKLYRILRPEVPQTFLEKLKRLPELKKLNDAIPRVVKKAPVQEVVDRDPDLFFLPIPQCWPKDGGRYITFGQVITKDPESGIRNVGLYRLQVLDGKHLAVHWQIHKDGNHHFWKAKRLGKRLEVAVAIGGESPLPYVASAPLPPEVDEYLFAGIVMERPVELVKGITVDIEYPANAEIVVEGYVDPREELVDEGPFGDHTGYYTPVDKYPRMHVTAIVRRRSPVYLHTIVGIPPQEDKYLGWATERIFLPLIKFNLPEVVDYHLPAEGGFHNFCFVSIKKRFPGHAFKVAYALLGLGLMSLEKHIVVLDDWINVQDMGEVLWAWGNNVDPARDVQILKGPIDVLDHATNEVGFGGKMVIDATTKWKEEGYTREWPEVIRMDEEVKRKIDELWEKLGL
- a CDS encoding Wzz/FepE/Etk N-terminal domain-containing protein, translated to MEKQRGEIYYEEEIDLYELWLRLKKRWKVVAGTVLLFLVASLVYLFVAKPVYESSAVIKIGYDPVFLINPEEPKFLPILTPQEFSHLISSINLDVKGLKNIEAQPETKSPSTVIINISAYDPEVIEPAFRKLMARIENNPMVKDKIYSVKSILQTRKKKLLEALQELYTYKKELNQKDIDKLAEVSTRIAMLEREFDDIRILLSNIRAFEVISEPRTPTQPSKPKKLLILAVSFVSSLFLGIFLALFLEWLEEARKRYRERSIES
- a CDS encoding RNA-guided endonuclease InsQ/TnpB family protein, translating into MSSGKRVLSIRVSGRERKRRVRTLLLDLAHFRNMLIILIREYYLLHREHLLNQSLLYGLVAKNYSCKYREELEKVLRNIEDSRELKEFLERLKAQKEKIDNPHYVQYVIRQVIKDFRSFFKSLECFRANPEKLREMPRLSKPKKLRYLINFSVEGNANTFKQEEDRLVIRLRNGKYLKVKLPKDFPYRVSSVRLKLFGDDLYVDVVYEQEVKGIEPKGDYRAGIDIGLDEMLSVVSENPEIKSFIVSGKEIKAFNQWFNKERAKLRSQMDYLKNEIRSGDYEDVSPLKKKLRELEIKEKVLSAQRKRWMENNLYKIARKLVDLLYKTGHKIIYIGKNAIESKNGIDLGKKTNREFVSIPFRRLVELIKYKAEELRMEVVEVDESYTSKTSPFADILKVQELGSQKFEEEDETKRKELEKEISELRKGSRSGNVFKDKVLGKVFHADLVGALNILRAGAKLLRLSFYENLRVLFTKLCNPVRFKLVDFLYLQVSPESLLGIGGSKQGVLIPAGWMEKQGYLDRFEI
- a CDS encoding YifB family Mg chelatase-like AAA ATPase, whose protein sequence is MTFVKVKSGGIWGIEGYEVDVEVDISPGLPSFNIVGLPDSAIKESRDRVRSAIKNLGFSFPQKRITVNLSPSHIRKQGTLYDLPITVGILTLGGYLDPERVSEFVFLGEVSLDGKLSRVNGVLPVVASLRDNGFVRFVLPLENSLEGAVIDGTEIYGFESISDLIEFINGGARVEPVRVSYEDLLSGKRTHDIDLGDVLGQSMVKKALEISAAGAHNLSMIGAPGSGKSMLAKRVVTILPPLEFEEMLEVSRIYSVAGLLGEGLITERPFRSPHHTASEVALIGGGSIPLPGEISLAHKGVLFLDELPEFSRKTLEVLRQPMEDGCINIARAQGRVRFPASFTLITAQNPCPCGNFGNPYKECTCTQNQIRAYNSKVSQPLKDRIDLRVWVDPVKKEELVKGVKGETSAEVTKRVLRAYEIQRDRFRNSKTDFNGRMTNREVERFCLSMMKEEAKRLLKDAIDRLNLSGRGYFRTLKVARTIADLEGSEPIEGSHIAQALQFRVEENAA